The Streptomyces sp. NBC_00224 genome has a window encoding:
- a CDS encoding S41 family peptidase — MSDAREDDQQPAPVTEGAYLRFPHLHDDLICFAAEDDLWVAPLVPAGHSPSRAWRVTVDRTKVSHPRFSPDGKHIAYTTWRSLDPEIHLAPVDGGPARRLTYWGSTDTRVCGWTPDGHILAVSSHGQPFSYFSWAYSVPADGSPGGRLPWGPVSDIAVTDLDGERRTLLLTGKPPHEPAAWKRYRGGAMGRLWLHGERLLPDIGGHLDSVMFVADRIAFLSDHEGVGNLYSCLPDGSDLRRHTDHDEYYARHASSDGRRVVYQCAGDLWIVDALTPDSAPRRLDVRLGGPRAGRRTYQVPAASHVDALSVDTTGRASAVVVRGSLYWLTHRDGPARTITDTAGVRVRLPEMLGTGGQVAYVTDADGEDAVEIAYLPRASGEREPRRLASGELGRVQELLSDPEGERLAIASHDGRLLLIDATEESNGEVTELIRSINGPVRDLAFSPDGCWLTWSHPGIGRSLRQIKMARISGPGARVIVDVTNGRFEDENPVFTRDGRYLAFLSWRGFDPVYDVHTGDLSFPLGCRPYLVPLSSATPSPFALLPDGRPAAGGLDPLDDSGDGTVTVEVEGLESRVTPFPVAASKYSALNPVSGGGLVWLRWPISGALGETFANPADTSGRPTLEHFDITKARKTELVDHLDWFAVSGDGSRLVVVDEGELRAVPATESGDTDSTVYLDLRRILHEADPPSEWRQAYDEAGRIIRAYFWEPQMCGIDWKAVLDQYRPLVERVASPDEFADLLREVLGELGTSHAYVSAARRNEGPPHYQRPQGLLGANFVHREDGWMVRRILPGDSSDSKARSPLAGTGIREGAVLTHVDGRPVDPVAGPYPLLAGSGGTTVELTFQPAEGEGRSRRVAVVPLVDERPLRYQDWVAKRRAVVRELSGERCGYLHIPDMGGSGWAQFNRDLRLEMSRPALIVDVRGNAGGHISELVIEKLTRKIIGWDLTRDAQPVSYASNAPRGPVVALADEATSSDGDMITAAFRLLKLGPVVGQRTWGGVVGMTGRHTLGDGTVITVPMNAAWFDTYEWAIENHGVEPDLEILRTPLDWAEGRHAQLDDAVQLALDLLTGTPAATPPGYTNTPDRRRPDLPPR; from the coding sequence GTGAGCGACGCACGCGAGGACGACCAGCAGCCGGCGCCCGTGACCGAGGGCGCATACCTCCGCTTCCCGCATCTGCACGACGACTTGATCTGCTTCGCCGCCGAGGACGACCTGTGGGTCGCGCCCTTGGTCCCGGCCGGCCACAGCCCCTCGCGGGCCTGGCGGGTCACCGTCGACCGCACCAAGGTCAGCCATCCACGGTTCTCCCCCGACGGGAAGCACATCGCCTACACGACCTGGCGCAGCCTGGACCCGGAGATCCATCTGGCCCCGGTGGACGGCGGCCCGGCCCGGCGGCTGACCTATTGGGGCTCCACCGACACCCGGGTCTGCGGCTGGACCCCGGACGGCCACATCCTGGCCGTCTCCTCCCACGGCCAGCCCTTCTCGTACTTCTCCTGGGCCTACAGCGTCCCCGCCGACGGCTCCCCCGGCGGGCGGCTGCCCTGGGGCCCGGTCTCGGACATCGCGGTCACCGACCTCGACGGCGAGCGCCGCACCCTGCTGCTCACCGGCAAGCCGCCGCACGAGCCCGCCGCCTGGAAGCGCTACCGGGGCGGCGCCATGGGCCGGCTGTGGCTGCACGGCGAGCGGCTGCTCCCGGACATCGGCGGCCATCTCGACTCGGTGATGTTCGTGGCGGACCGCATCGCGTTCCTCTCCGACCACGAGGGCGTCGGCAACCTCTACTCCTGTCTGCCCGACGGCTCCGACCTGCGCCGCCACACCGACCACGACGAGTACTACGCCCGGCACGCCTCCTCGGACGGGCGCCGGGTGGTCTACCAGTGCGCGGGCGACCTGTGGATCGTCGACGCGCTCACCCCCGACTCGGCCCCGCGCCGTCTGGACGTGCGCCTGGGCGGCCCGCGCGCCGGACGGCGTACGTACCAGGTGCCCGCCGCCAGTCACGTGGACGCGCTCTCGGTCGACACGACCGGCCGGGCCAGCGCGGTCGTGGTGCGCGGCAGCCTGTACTGGCTGACCCACCGCGACGGCCCGGCCCGCACGATCACCGACACCGCCGGCGTACGGGTCCGCCTGCCCGAGATGCTCGGCACCGGCGGCCAGGTGGCGTACGTGACGGACGCGGACGGCGAGGACGCGGTGGAGATCGCCTACCTGCCCCGGGCCAGTGGCGAGCGCGAGCCGAGGCGCCTGGCCTCCGGCGAGCTCGGCCGGGTCCAGGAGCTCCTCTCCGACCCGGAGGGCGAACGCCTCGCGATCGCCTCGCACGACGGCCGGCTGCTGCTGATCGACGCCACCGAGGAGTCCAACGGCGAGGTCACCGAACTGATCCGCTCGATCAACGGACCCGTCCGCGACCTGGCGTTCTCGCCGGACGGCTGCTGGCTGACCTGGTCCCACCCGGGCATCGGCCGCTCGCTGCGCCAGATCAAGATGGCCCGGATCTCCGGGCCGGGCGCGCGGGTCATCGTGGATGTCACCAACGGCCGCTTCGAGGACGAGAACCCGGTGTTCACCCGGGACGGCCGCTATCTCGCCTTCCTCTCCTGGCGCGGCTTCGACCCGGTCTACGACGTCCACACCGGCGACCTCTCCTTCCCGCTCGGCTGCCGCCCCTACCTGGTGCCGCTCTCCTCGGCCACCCCCTCCCCCTTCGCGCTGCTGCCCGACGGCCGCCCGGCGGCGGGCGGGCTCGACCCGCTGGACGACTCGGGCGACGGCACGGTGACGGTCGAGGTGGAGGGCCTGGAGAGCAGGGTGACGCCGTTCCCGGTGGCGGCCTCCAAGTACTCGGCGCTGAACCCGGTCTCCGGCGGCGGCCTTGTGTGGCTGCGCTGGCCCATCTCGGGCGCGCTGGGCGAGACCTTCGCCAACCCGGCGGACACCTCGGGCCGCCCGACCCTGGAGCACTTCGACATCACCAAGGCGCGCAAGACCGAACTCGTCGACCACCTCGACTGGTTCGCGGTGAGCGGCGACGGCAGCCGGCTGGTGGTCGTCGACGAGGGCGAGCTGCGGGCCGTGCCCGCCACCGAGTCCGGCGACACCGACTCCACGGTCTACCTCGATCTGCGCCGCATCCTCCACGAGGCCGACCCGCCCTCCGAGTGGCGCCAGGCCTACGACGAGGCGGGCCGGATCATCCGCGCGTACTTCTGGGAGCCGCAGATGTGCGGCATCGACTGGAAGGCGGTCCTCGACCAGTACCGCCCGCTGGTCGAACGGGTCGCCTCCCCCGACGAGTTCGCGGATCTGCTGCGCGAGGTCCTCGGCGAGCTGGGCACCTCGCACGCGTACGTCTCGGCCGCGCGCAGGAACGAGGGCCCGCCCCACTACCAGCGCCCCCAGGGCCTGCTCGGCGCCAACTTCGTCCACCGCGAGGACGGCTGGATGGTCCGGCGCATCCTGCCCGGCGACTCCTCCGACTCCAAGGCCCGCTCGCCGCTGGCCGGCACCGGCATCCGCGAGGGCGCGGTGCTCACCCATGTCGACGGCCGCCCGGTGGACCCGGTGGCGGGCCCGTACCCGCTGCTCGCGGGCTCGGGCGGCACCACCGTGGAGCTCACCTTCCAGCCCGCCGAGGGCGAGGGCCGCTCGCGCCGGGTCGCCGTGGTCCCGCTGGTCGACGAGCGCCCGCTGCGCTACCAGGACTGGGTGGCCAAGCGCCGTGCGGTGGTACGGGAGCTGAGCGGCGAGAGGTGCGGCTATCTGCACATCCCGGACATGGGCGGCTCGGGCTGGGCCCAGTTCAACCGGGATCTGCGTCTGGAGATGTCCCGCCCGGCGCTGATCGTCGACGTACGCGGCAACGCGGGCGGCCACATCAGCGAGCTGGTGATCGAGAAGCTCACCCGCAAGATCATCGGCTGGGATCTGACGCGCGACGCCCAGCCGGTCTCGTACGCCTCGAACGCTCCTCGGGGCCCGGTGGTGGCCCTGGCCGACGAGGCGACCTCCTCCGACGGCGACATGATCACGGCGGCCTTCCGCCTCCTCAAGCTCGGCCCGGTGGTCGGCCAGCGCACCTGGGGCGGCGTGGTCGGCATGACCGGGCGCCACACGCTGGGCGACGGCACGGTGATCACGGTGCCGATGAACGCGGCCTGGTTCGACACGTACGAGTGGGCGATCGAGAACCACGGGGTCGAGCCGGACCTGGAGATCCTGCGCACCCCGCTGGACTGGGCGGAGGGCCGCCACGCCCAGCTGGACGACGCGGTGCAGCTGGCGCTGGACCTCCTGACGGGCACCCCGGCGGCCACGCCGCCCGGGTATACGAACACCCCGGACCGGCGACGGCCGGACCTTCCACCGAGGTGA
- a CDS encoding MerR family transcriptional regulator: MEELAAKAGITVRTLRFYRERGLIPPPRREGRIAWYDDHHLARLHTIAALLERGHTLSGIADLTAAFESGRDAGEALGLVEPTEETPVRLTPEALADHFAGQVTPENLAAALDLGYLAVDGEEIVHISRRLLDVSAALVREGIPLAAVLAAGREVRAHADALARLFVDLLHAHASDTDLDRLRPLAKHVVEAELSLAMDRRLADGS; encoded by the coding sequence ATGGAGGAGCTGGCCGCCAAGGCCGGCATCACCGTGCGCACGCTCCGGTTCTACCGCGAGCGCGGCCTCATCCCGCCCCCGCGCCGCGAGGGCCGCATCGCCTGGTACGACGACCACCACCTGGCCCGGCTGCACACCATCGCTGCGCTCCTCGAACGCGGCCACACCCTCTCCGGCATCGCCGACCTGACCGCCGCGTTCGAGTCCGGCCGCGACGCGGGCGAGGCGCTCGGCCTGGTCGAGCCGACCGAGGAGACCCCGGTCCGGCTCACCCCCGAGGCCCTCGCGGACCACTTCGCGGGCCAGGTGACCCCGGAGAACCTGGCGGCCGCCCTCGACCTCGGCTATCTCGCGGTCGACGGCGAGGAGATCGTCCACATCAGCCGCCGCCTCCTCGACGTCTCGGCCGCGCTGGTGCGCGAGGGCATCCCGCTGGCCGCGGTCCTGGCGGCGGGCCGCGAGGTCCGCGCCCATGCGGATGCCCTGGCCCGGCTGTTCGTCGACCTGCTGCACGCCCACGCGTCCGATACGGACCTGGACCGCCTCCGCCCGCTGGCCAAGCACGTGGTCGAGGCGGAACTGTCCTTGGCGATGGACCGCCGACTGGCGGACGGGTCCTGA